One Kitasatospora sp. NBC_01287 DNA window includes the following coding sequences:
- a CDS encoding helix-turn-helix domain-containing protein: protein MNELDQDPCPCRPLLDRLGDRWSALLLVTLQQGPAHYGDLHRRIGDISRKILTEKLRSLERDGLITRTVLGGPVLRVRYELSPLGRSLARPLDAIRDWIDQHQPAVEANRLAYDTHHAAPGVTELRRRAATALVSTTA, encoded by the coding sequence ATGAACGAGCTCGACCAGGACCCCTGCCCCTGCCGCCCGCTGCTGGACCGCCTCGGCGACCGCTGGTCGGCGCTCCTGCTGGTCACCCTGCAGCAGGGCCCCGCCCACTACGGCGACCTGCACCGCCGGATCGGCGACATCAGCCGCAAGATCCTCACCGAGAAGCTGCGCAGCCTGGAGCGCGACGGCCTGATCACCCGCACCGTGCTGGGCGGCCCGGTGCTGCGGGTCCGCTACGAGCTCAGCCCGCTCGGCCGCAGCCTGGCCCGCCCGCTGGACGCCATCCGCGACTGGATCGACCAGCACCAGCCGGCCGTCGAGGCCAACCGGCTCGCCTACGACACCCACCACGCCGCCCCGGGCGTCACCGAACTGCGGCGCCGAGCCGCCACCGCGCTGGTCTCCACCACCGCCTGA
- a CDS encoding Fic family protein, producing MHAYAPEQWVAEVCALGRPIEKSADPGRPLPEEPARIHNQFERIHPFLDGNGRTGRLVMNLVLVRLGYPPIIIFKRQRDAYLTALRRANAGDCGALGELIARAMEDNLNRFVVPNVAGPARMVPLAALVDEELSLAALRQAAQRGGLNAVQGTDGVWRSSRKSVAAYKAAKHQRRSRATA from the coding sequence GTGCACGCGTACGCGCCCGAGCAGTGGGTGGCCGAGGTCTGCGCCCTTGGCCGGCCGATCGAGAAGAGCGCGGATCCCGGGCGGCCGCTTCCCGAGGAACCGGCCCGCATCCACAACCAGTTCGAGCGAATCCACCCGTTCCTCGATGGCAACGGCCGAACCGGGCGACTGGTCATGAACCTTGTCCTCGTCCGCCTCGGGTATCCGCCGATCATCATCTTCAAGCGGCAGCGGGACGCGTACCTGACCGCGTTGCGTAGGGCCAACGCAGGAGACTGCGGCGCCCTCGGCGAGCTGATCGCCAGGGCGATGGAAGACAATCTCAACCGCTTCGTCGTTCCCAACGTGGCCGGCCCTGCCAGGATGGTCCCGCTCGCCGCGCTTGTCGATGAAGAGCTGTCACTTGCAGCGCTCCGGCAGGCGGCCCAGCGTGGTGGTCTGAACGCCGTCCAGGGAACCGACGGGGTCTGGCGCTCGTCACGCAAGTCCGTCGCGGCCTACAAGGCCGCCAAACATCAGCGCAGGTCCCGCGCCACGGCATGA
- a CDS encoding GNAT family N-acetyltransferase, whose product MTAKTPAPVTLTGSHVHLEPLGRAHVPDLFRAAGQDEEVFRWLTFPTPRTEQDMAGIVEGYLATPGCEAFVVIQAGTGQAVGITCFYDASPANEWVEIGGTWYARSVWRTALNTEAKLLLLTHAFEELGMGRVMWKTDHLNERSRNAILRLGARHEGTFRRAKQRPDGSWRDSVYFSMLADEWPAAKRRLTERLAAG is encoded by the coding sequence ATGACCGCCAAGACTCCCGCCCCCGTCACCCTCACCGGCAGCCACGTCCATCTGGAGCCGCTCGGCCGGGCCCATGTCCCTGACCTGTTCCGGGCCGCCGGGCAGGACGAGGAGGTGTTCCGCTGGCTCACCTTCCCCACCCCGCGGACCGAGCAGGACATGGCCGGGATCGTCGAGGGCTACCTGGCCACGCCGGGCTGCGAGGCGTTCGTCGTCATCCAGGCGGGCACCGGGCAGGCCGTCGGCATCACCTGCTTCTACGACGCCAGCCCCGCCAACGAGTGGGTGGAGATCGGCGGCACCTGGTACGCCCGCTCGGTCTGGCGCACCGCGCTGAACACCGAGGCCAAGCTGCTGCTGCTGACCCACGCCTTCGAGGAGCTGGGCATGGGCCGGGTGATGTGGAAGACCGACCACCTCAACGAGCGCTCGCGGAACGCGATCCTGCGGCTCGGCGCGCGGCACGAGGGCACCTTCCGCCGGGCCAAGCAGCGGCCGGACGGCAGCTGGCGGGACAGCGTGTACTTCTCGATGCTGGCCGACGAGTGGCCGGCTGCGAAGCGGCGACTGACCGAGCGGCTTGCCGCGGGGTGA
- a CDS encoding NADP-dependent oxidoreductase produces MTKQMNTLTQDVYGGPEVLRIARTDRPAPEPTEVLVRVHAAGVNPVDVKTSRGEGLAWYYGEPPYTLGWDVSGTVEEVGFGVTTLAVGDEVLGMPKFPRLAGGFAEYVTAPSRHWVRKPAVLGHAEAAALPLAGLTAWQIIVDTAEVAPGQRVLVHAAAGGVGHLAVQIAKARGAYVIGTARAAKHDFLRELGADEVLDYTEAPFEERVGDLDLVVDNIGDPEHQLRSLRTVREGGLVVAVPGGADPAAAERARATGKRITGVLVEPDLLGLRGLVELIEAKLLRIEVAAELPLARAAEAFELVASGRTRGKVVLTLG; encoded by the coding sequence ATGACGAAGCAGATGAACACGCTGACCCAGGACGTCTACGGCGGCCCCGAGGTGCTCCGCATCGCCCGCACCGACCGGCCGGCGCCCGAACCGACCGAGGTGCTGGTGCGGGTGCACGCGGCCGGGGTCAACCCGGTGGACGTGAAGACCAGCAGGGGCGAGGGGCTGGCCTGGTACTACGGCGAGCCGCCCTACACGCTGGGCTGGGACGTCAGCGGCACGGTCGAGGAGGTCGGCTTCGGGGTCACCACGCTCGCGGTGGGCGACGAGGTGCTCGGGATGCCGAAGTTCCCCCGGCTGGCCGGCGGCTTCGCCGAGTACGTCACCGCGCCCTCGCGCCACTGGGTGCGCAAGCCCGCCGTGCTGGGCCACGCCGAGGCGGCCGCGCTGCCGCTGGCCGGGCTGACGGCCTGGCAGATCATCGTGGACACCGCCGAGGTGGCGCCCGGTCAGCGGGTGCTGGTGCACGCGGCGGCCGGCGGGGTGGGCCACCTCGCGGTCCAGATCGCCAAGGCCAGGGGCGCCTACGTGATCGGGACGGCGCGCGCGGCCAAGCACGACTTCCTGCGCGAGCTGGGCGCGGACGAGGTGCTGGACTACACCGAGGCGCCCTTCGAGGAGCGGGTGGGCGACCTCGACCTGGTGGTGGACAACATCGGCGACCCCGAGCACCAGCTGCGCTCGCTGCGCACCGTGCGCGAGGGCGGCCTGGTGGTGGCGGTGCCGGGTGGGGCCGATCCGGCGGCGGCCGAGCGGGCGCGGGCCACCGGGAAGCGGATCACCGGCGTGCTGGTCGAGCCGGACCTGCTCGGGCTGCGCGGGCTGGTGGAGCTGATCGAGGCCAAGCTGCTGCGGATCGAGGTGGCCGCCGAGCTGCCGCTGGCGCGGGCGGCCGAGGCCTTCGAGCTGGTGGCCTCGGGGCGTACCCGGGGCAAGGTGGTGCTCACCCTGGGGTGA